In the Desulfatirhabdium butyrativorans DSM 18734 genome, one interval contains:
- a CDS encoding OmpH family outer membrane protein: protein MKLRNGVQVLGILIMVLGISTVGFCTDSNRIGIIDFQKILELSNEGKAAQNEINTQGKQMETELKDKGKEIDDLEKKLERESLVMSREMREEKQRDLRIKVGDYKAMQQKYMEDFKTLEARVISRIQKEVVGIIQDYGKKENFMMIVEKRTGGVVYAQPAIDITDAIIQLYNASAPVKTDSGSGSKSTETKKKP, encoded by the coding sequence ATGAAGTTGCGTAACGGCGTACAGGTTCTTGGTATTCTGATCATGGTTCTGGGGATTTCCACCGTCGGTTTTTGCACCGATTCGAACCGGATCGGCATCATTGATTTTCAGAAGATTCTGGAACTCTCCAACGAAGGCAAAGCGGCCCAGAACGAAATCAACACCCAGGGCAAGCAGATGGAGACGGAGCTCAAGGACAAGGGCAAGGAGATCGACGATCTGGAGAAAAAGCTCGAGCGGGAATCCCTGGTGATGAGCCGGGAGATGCGGGAAGAAAAGCAGCGGGACTTGCGGATCAAGGTCGGTGATTACAAGGCCATGCAACAGAAATACATGGAAGATTTCAAGACGCTCGAAGCCCGGGTCATCAGCCGGATTCAGAAAGAAGTTGTCGGCATCATTCAGGATTACGGAAAGAAGGAGAATTTCATGATGATCGTGGAAAAGCGAACCGGCGGCGTGGTGTATGCCCAGCCGGCCATCGATATCACGGATGCGATCATCCAGCTTTACAATGCTTCAGCGCCAGTGAAAACGGACAGCGGCTCCGGATCGAAATCGACAGAAACCAAGAAAAAGCCCTGA
- a CDS encoding ABC transporter ATP-binding protein, whose protein sequence is MVEMPDRFAAEGSPLLTCKGLKKVFNGSKSPIVILDGVDFELHAGQTVAVVGPSGIGKSTFLHLLGGLDRPDGGQIWFQGRDILHLDPLRLARFRNASIGFVFQFHHLLPEFSALENTMMPALIQGMPRKRAMSIAERILERVGLSERSHHRVSLLSGGEQQRVALARALVLNPALLLADEPTGNLDQANGQAVHALLKELNTEYRMSMIVVTHNPDLAKLMQRQVTIQNASLVETT, encoded by the coding sequence GCCCGCTGCTGACCTGCAAGGGGCTGAAGAAGGTTTTCAACGGTTCGAAGAGTCCCATCGTCATTCTGGATGGGGTGGACTTCGAGCTGCATGCCGGTCAGACGGTGGCCGTCGTCGGGCCTTCCGGTATCGGAAAATCCACGTTTCTGCACCTGCTGGGCGGGCTGGACCGGCCCGATGGGGGGCAGATCTGGTTTCAGGGTCGGGACATCCTGCATCTGGATCCATTGCGACTCGCCCGGTTCCGAAATGCATCTATCGGGTTTGTTTTCCAGTTTCACCACCTGCTACCGGAATTCAGCGCGCTGGAAAATACGATGATGCCCGCGCTGATCCAGGGCATGCCCAGAAAACGCGCCATGTCCATCGCAGAAAGGATTCTGGAGCGTGTCGGGCTTTCGGAAAGGAGCCACCATCGGGTGTCCCTGCTCTCCGGAGGAGAGCAGCAGCGGGTGGCCCTGGCGCGGGCGCTGGTGCTCAATCCGGCGCTGCTGCTGGCGGACGAACCCACCGGAAATCTGGATCAGGCCAATGGGCAGGCCGTTCATGCTCTTCTGAAGGAACTCAATACCGAATACCGAATGTCCATGATTGTCGTGACCCACAACCCCGATCTGGCGAAGCTCATGCAACGACAGGTAACGATCCAGAACGCCAGTCTGGTCGAAACGACTTGA
- the bamA gene encoding outer membrane protein assembly factor BamA, whose translation MFKRIAFTVLVLSTVFAGSLRAEQAVKILLLPVDIHAQQNLDYLKPQVADAMAKQLEKDGASIVRPKPGMEFGKAVADGDSPVLQRMAADLGADYVLWGSMTWIGKQFSLDTRIAAARGGDTPLIFYADGQGIENLPAAVKNVISEISMKVFQREKIVDIRVVGNRRIEPDAIRRVVKSQVGDPYLPQNLSEDIKAVYAMGYFDDVRIDAEQAADGKILVINVREKPTVHMITFKGNRVLEDDKIKENIDIKTGSILNIYKVQNNVRRIESLYREKNYHNVKVSYKVRDLDNNQGDLEFDIDEGEKVKIKEIRFEGNKAFSAKQLKKVMKTSEKGFWSWITSSGELNQQDLNQDVELLNSYYQNNGYIQAKVGEPSVEYTPQWIYITIKIDEGPRYKVGTIRVSGEMIAPEDTLMKLVKIGAEPFYSREKVRNDVLAISDYYADEGYAYADVVPKLDQDTKNLVVNIDYAISKGPLVYFEKIRISGNTKTRDKVIRRELQSYEQELFSGKKLKRGIRNLYRLDYFEDIKVNTTKGSEPDKMILDIEVKEKPTGTFSFGGGYSSVENFFIVGSVTQRNLFGRGQILEFRGTIGGVTQRYVASFTEPWLFDIPLSFGIDLYDQTWDYDTYSVDSVGTKLRLGYPIWDYTRIYLTYNFDISDLYDLTTAASDYFLGMEGRNTLSSLTPSIRYDSRDRIFNPTEGSNSQISVEYAGNFLGGTIGFTKYIAEAGHYFPLFWKTVGFAHAKIGYIQDHPGELLPPYDRFYLGGINSLRGFSWDELSPVDANGNKIGGDKYIQFNFEYIFPLIREAGLMGVAFYDTGNLYNDDQSLSLSDLRKSTGGGIRWYSPMGPIRLEYGYVLDRKENESGGRWEFTMGSAF comes from the coding sequence ATGTTCAAACGAATCGCTTTCACTGTCCTGGTGCTGTCAACCGTTTTCGCCGGTTCTCTTCGAGCGGAACAGGCCGTGAAGATTCTTTTGCTGCCTGTCGATATCCATGCCCAGCAGAATCTCGATTACCTCAAGCCCCAGGTGGCCGATGCCATGGCCAAACAACTGGAAAAGGACGGGGCTTCGATTGTCCGGCCGAAGCCGGGCATGGAATTTGGCAAGGCCGTTGCCGACGGGGATTCCCCCGTATTGCAGCGAATGGCCGCCGATCTTGGCGCGGATTATGTGCTGTGGGGCAGCATGACCTGGATCGGAAAACAGTTCAGCCTCGATACCCGCATTGCTGCCGCAAGGGGCGGTGATACCCCCCTGATCTTCTATGCAGACGGCCAGGGCATTGAGAATTTGCCTGCAGCCGTCAAGAACGTCATTTCCGAAATCAGCATGAAAGTGTTTCAGCGGGAGAAAATCGTCGATATTCGCGTGGTGGGCAACCGTCGTATCGAACCGGATGCCATCCGCCGGGTCGTCAAATCGCAGGTTGGCGATCCGTACCTGCCTCAGAATCTTTCCGAAGATATCAAGGCCGTCTATGCCATGGGCTATTTCGACGATGTGCGCATCGATGCGGAGCAGGCGGCGGATGGGAAAATCCTGGTCATCAACGTGCGGGAAAAGCCCACCGTTCATATGATTACATTCAAGGGCAACCGGGTGCTCGAAGACGACAAGATCAAGGAGAACATCGATATCAAGACCGGCTCCATCCTCAATATCTACAAGGTCCAGAACAACGTCCGGCGGATCGAGAGCCTGTACCGGGAGAAGAATTACCACAACGTGAAGGTCAGCTACAAAGTCCGGGATCTCGACAACAACCAGGGGGATCTGGAATTCGATATCGATGAAGGGGAAAAGGTCAAGATCAAGGAGATCCGTTTCGAGGGCAACAAGGCCTTTTCGGCCAAGCAATTGAAGAAAGTCATGAAAACCAGCGAGAAAGGTTTCTGGTCCTGGATCACTTCCTCGGGCGAGCTCAACCAGCAGGACCTGAACCAGGATGTGGAACTGCTCAATTCCTATTACCAGAACAACGGCTATATCCAGGCAAAAGTCGGGGAGCCCAGTGTCGAGTATACGCCGCAGTGGATTTACATCACCATCAAGATCGATGAAGGCCCCCGGTACAAGGTGGGAACGATCCGGGTTTCGGGCGAGATGATCGCACCCGAGGACACCCTGATGAAGCTGGTCAAGATCGGCGCCGAACCCTTTTACAGCAGGGAAAAGGTCCGAAACGACGTTCTGGCCATCAGCGATTATTATGCCGATGAAGGCTATGCCTATGCCGATGTCGTTCCCAAGCTCGATCAGGACACCAAGAATCTGGTGGTCAACATCGACTACGCCATATCCAAGGGCCCGCTGGTTTATTTCGAGAAGATCCGGATTTCCGGGAACACCAAGACGCGGGACAAGGTCATCCGCAGGGAGCTGCAGAGCTACGAGCAGGAACTGTTCAGCGGCAAGAAGCTCAAACGGGGCATCCGCAACCTCTACCGTCTGGATTATTTCGAAGATATCAAGGTCAACACCACCAAGGGAAGCGAGCCCGACAAGATGATTCTCGACATCGAGGTCAAGGAGAAACCCACGGGCACCTTCTCTTTCGGCGGCGGGTACAGCAGCGTCGAGAATTTCTTCATTGTCGGTTCGGTTACCCAGCGGAACCTTTTCGGAAGAGGCCAGATTCTGGAATTCCGCGGCACCATCGGCGGGGTGACCCAGCGATACGTGGCATCCTTTACGGAACCGTGGCTGTTTGATATTCCCCTGTCTTTCGGAATCGATCTCTACGATCAGACGTGGGACTACGATACCTACAGCGTGGACAGCGTCGGGACCAAGCTGCGTCTGGGTTATCCGATCTGGGATTATACGCGCATCTACCTGACCTACAATTTCGATATCAGCGATCTCTACGATCTGACCACTGCGGCCTCCGATTATTTCCTGGGGATGGAGGGCCGGAACACCCTGAGCAGTCTGACGCCATCGATCCGCTACGACTCGCGCGACCGCATCTTCAACCCGACCGAAGGCTCCAACAGCCAGATTTCGGTGGAATATGCCGGCAACTTCCTGGGCGGGACCATCGGTTTTACGAAATACATCGCTGAAGCCGGCCATTATTTCCCCCTGTTCTGGAAGACGGTCGGATTTGCACACGCCAAGATCGGCTATATCCAGGATCATCCCGGTGAACTGCTGCCGCCTTACGACCGGTTCTATCTCGGCGGGATCAATTCACTCCGAGGCTTTTCCTGGGATGAGCTGAGCCCCGTTGATGCGAACGGCAACAAGATCGGCGGAGACAAATACATCCAGTTCAATTTTGAATACATTTTCCCGCTGATCCGGGAGGCAGGCTTGATGGGCGTCGCCTTCTACGATACCGGCAACCTGTACAACGACGATCAGTCCCTGAGCCTGAGCGATCTGCGAAAGAGCACCGGGGGCGGTATCCGGTGGTATTCGCCGATGGGGCCGATCCGCCTGGAATATGGCTATGTTCTCGACCGCAAAGAGAATGAAAGCGGCGGGAGGTGGGAATTTACGATGGGAAGCGCTTTTTGA
- the lpxD gene encoding UDP-3-O-(3-hydroxymyristoyl)glucosamine N-acyltransferase encodes MNHRLAELAEMLGGTLCGDGDVPICGVAAFEIAGPGEITFAGSPKFYKIWDQCRAGAVLVPKNAPENLSGNLVRVENPQLAFNRLVRVFYPKTPAWNGISPSAHIAGSAAIGTSSALAPFVTIGERVRIGERTVIHPHVCIGNDVIIGDDVEIFPNVTILDGTRIGHRVVLQAGTVIGSDGFGYVREGDEYHKIPHLGHVQIDDDVEIGSCNTIDRATFGKTWIQKGVKTDNLVHIAHNVTVGENSIIVAQVGISGSVRIGKNVILAGQAGVSGHLNIGDRAIVGPQAGIAASVEAGAVVSGSPEMPHSQWLRVQRTVPKLPEIAKRLAQLEKRFSALEPPQPTNPPPD; translated from the coding sequence ATGAACCATCGACTTGCCGAACTTGCCGAAATGCTGGGCGGGACGCTTTGCGGTGACGGGGATGTGCCCATCTGCGGTGTGGCCGCCTTCGAGATTGCCGGACCGGGCGAAATTACCTTTGCGGGTTCCCCCAAATTTTACAAGATCTGGGATCAATGCCGGGCGGGGGCCGTTCTGGTGCCGAAAAACGCGCCCGAGAACCTATCCGGGAATCTCGTTCGTGTGGAAAATCCCCAGCTTGCCTTCAACAGGCTTGTGCGTGTCTTTTATCCGAAAACGCCCGCATGGAATGGGATCAGTCCCAGTGCCCATATTGCGGGCAGCGCCGCCATCGGCACGTCTTCGGCGCTTGCGCCTTTCGTGACCATCGGAGAGCGTGTCCGTATCGGAGAGCGAACCGTCATTCATCCGCATGTTTGCATCGGCAATGACGTGATTATCGGGGACGATGTCGAAATCTTTCCAAATGTCACGATTCTGGATGGCACCCGAATCGGTCACCGGGTTGTTCTTCAGGCGGGTACCGTGATCGGAAGCGATGGATTCGGGTATGTCCGAGAGGGTGATGAATACCATAAGATTCCGCATCTGGGCCATGTCCAGATCGATGACGATGTCGAGATCGGCTCCTGCAACACGATCGATCGGGCTACTTTTGGAAAGACATGGATCCAGAAGGGTGTGAAAACGGACAATCTCGTTCATATCGCGCACAATGTCACCGTCGGCGAGAACAGCATCATCGTGGCACAGGTGGGTATCTCGGGCAGTGTGCGTATCGGGAAGAACGTCATCCTGGCGGGTCAGGCAGGGGTTTCCGGTCATCTCAACATCGGAGATCGGGCCATTGTCGGTCCCCAGGCTGGAATTGCCGCTTCCGTGGAGGCCGGCGCCGTGGTATCCGGCTCTCCGGAAATGCCCCATTCCCAGTGGCTTCGCGTGCAGCGGACCGTGCCGAAACTGCCGGAGATTGCCAAGCGCCTCGCCCAGCTCGAAAAACGGTTCTCGGCCCTCGAGCCGCCGCAGCCGACCAATCCACCTCCCGACTGA
- the fabZ gene encoding 3-hydroxyacyl-ACP dehydratase FabZ → MECVLDIRGIINRLPHRYPMVLIDRVIELIEGSRIVALKNVTYNEPYFMGHFPANPIMPGVLIIEAMGQAGGILMTAVKTGGPSPESVYFMGFDKVRFRKPVVPGDQLILEVQLLKQRMNAIKMAGQAFVDGKLVAEAEFLATFGESVS, encoded by the coding sequence ATGGAATGTGTTCTGGATATCCGGGGAATCATTAACCGTCTTCCTCATCGCTATCCAATGGTCCTGATAGACCGGGTCATCGAATTGATCGAGGGATCCCGGATTGTCGCGCTGAAAAACGTCACGTACAACGAGCCGTATTTCATGGGGCATTTTCCGGCAAATCCGATCATGCCGGGGGTGCTGATCATCGAGGCCATGGGGCAGGCGGGCGGCATATTGATGACTGCGGTCAAAACCGGTGGGCCCTCGCCGGAAAGCGTCTATTTCATGGGGTTCGACAAGGTGCGCTTCCGCAAGCCCGTCGTTCCGGGCGATCAGTTGATCCTCGAAGTCCAGTTGCTCAAACAGAGAATGAATGCCATCAAGATGGCAGGCCAGGCCTTCGTGGACGGCAAACTGGTTGCCGAAGCCGAATTCCTGGCCACTTTTGGAGAAAGCGTTTCATGA